From Pan troglodytes isolate AG18354 chromosome 9, NHGRI_mPanTro3-v2.0_pri, whole genome shotgun sequence, the proteins below share one genomic window:
- the CSKMT gene encoding citrate synthase-lysine N-methyltransferase CSKMT, mitochondrial isoform X1 — MAALRRMLHLPSLMMGTCRPFAGSLADSCLADRCLWDRLHAQPRLGTVPTFDWFFGYEEVQGLLLPLLQEAQAASPLRVLDVGCGTSSLCTGLYTKSPHPVDVLGVDFSPVAVAHMNSLLEGGPGQTPLCPGHPASSLHFMHADAQNLGAVASSGSFQLLLDKGTWDAVARGGMPRAYQLLSECLRVLNPQGTLIQFSDEDPDVRLPCLEQGSHGWTVTVQELGPFRGITYFAYLIQGSH, encoded by the exons ATGGCCGCGCTGCGTCGAATGCTCCACTTGCCGAGCCTGATGATGGGGACGTGCCGCCCCTTTGCGG GCTCACTGGCTGATAGTTGCCTGGCAGACCGCTGTCTCTGGGATCGGCTGCATGCCCAGCCTCGTTTGGGCACTGTCCCCACCTTCGACTGGTTCTTTGGATACGAGGAAGTCCAGGGGCTCCTACTGCCATTGCTGCAGGAGGCACAGGCTGCCAGTCCTCTGCGAGTGCTGGATGTGGGCTGTGGGACTTCCAGCCTATGTACAGGCCTCTACACCAAATCTCCACACCCAGTGGATGTGCTGGGGGTGGACTTCTCTCCTGTGGCTGTGGCCCACATGAATAGCCTCCTGGAGGGTGGCCCAGGCCAAACACCTCTATGCCCTGGGCACCCTGCCTCAAGCCTCCACTTCATGCACGCCGATGCTCAGAACCTGGGGGCTGTGGCTTCTTCAGGCTCTTTCCAACTACTGCTGGACAAAGGCACATGGGATGCTGTTGCCCGGGGAGGTATGCCTAGGGCTTACCAGCTTCTATCAGAATGCTTGAGGGTTCTAAACCCTCAGGGGACCCTGATTCAGTTCTCAGATGAGGACCCTGATGTGCGACTGCCCTGCCTGGAACAAGGGTCCCATGGCTGGACTGTGACTGTGCAGGAGCTAGGCCCGTTCAGGGGCATCACCTACTTTGCTTACTTGATTCAAGGCTCTCATTAA